In a single window of the Novosphingobium sp. IK01 genome:
- the ccmC gene encoding heme ABC transporter permease CcmC, translated as MHGFANPARFLRFARWLTPLLLGLGLVLAFGALAWGLFVVPPDQLQGQTVRIMFIHVPCAWLGMAGWSTIAVSSIVELVWRHPLSAIAARAAAVPGAAFTALCLITGSIWARPTWGTWWVWDGRLTSFLILLFLYFGYIALAGAAQRDAAAGGGASRVTAIFGLVGAINIPIINRSVVWWNSLHQPASITFGKSAIDPAFLWPLLVAALGFSCIFGGVVLARMRTLLAQIQAEARLRRKAMA; from the coding sequence ATGCACGGTTTTGCCAATCCAGCCCGGTTTTTGCGGTTCGCCCGCTGGTTGACACCACTTCTGCTCGGACTGGGGCTGGTCCTTGCGTTCGGTGCGCTGGCCTGGGGCCTGTTCGTGGTCCCGCCCGACCAGTTGCAGGGCCAGACCGTGCGGATCATGTTCATCCACGTGCCCTGCGCCTGGCTGGGCATGGCCGGGTGGAGCACGATTGCGGTTTCCAGCATCGTCGAACTGGTCTGGCGCCATCCGCTTTCGGCCATCGCTGCGCGCGCCGCAGCCGTGCCGGGGGCGGCGTTCACGGCGCTATGCCTGATCACCGGCTCGATCTGGGCACGGCCCACCTGGGGCACTTGGTGGGTCTGGGACGGACGGCTGACCAGCTTCCTGATCCTGCTGTTCCTCTATTTCGGCTATATCGCGCTGGCGGGCGCGGCGCAGCGCGATGCGGCGGCGGGCGGCGGGGCCAGCCGGGTGACCGCCATTTTCGGGCTGGTCGGCGCGATCAACATCCCGATCATCAACCGCTCGGTGGTCTGGTGGAACAGCCTGCACCAGCCCGCCTCGATCACATTTGGCAAATCGGCCATTGATCCGGCCTTCCTCTGGCCGCTGCTGGTGGCGGCGCTGGGCTTCTCGTGCATCTTCGGCGGGGTCGTGCTGGCGCGGATGCGCACGCTTCTGGCGCAGATCCAGGCCGAGGCCCGGTTGCGCCGCAAGGCGATGGCCTGA
- the ccmE gene encoding cytochrome c maturation protein CcmE: MSAIKAKHQRLVLLVIALAALVGAGLLAAWALSKQASYFYVPSDLVAHPPEQGRAVRLGGMVEKGSIRTMPDGVTIHFIVGDGKARVPVRFSGITPDLFVEGSGVVAEGRMEGQTFVADNLLAKHDEKYVPREMKDMTSAQAKAVVADTK, translated from the coding sequence ATGAGCGCGATCAAGGCCAAGCATCAGCGACTGGTTCTGCTGGTCATTGCGCTCGCCGCGCTGGTTGGCGCGGGGCTGCTGGCAGCCTGGGCGCTCTCCAAACAGGCCAGCTATTTCTATGTGCCCAGCGATCTGGTCGCCCATCCGCCCGAACAGGGGCGCGCGGTGCGTCTGGGGGGCATGGTCGAGAAAGGCTCGATCCGCACGATGCCCGACGGGGTGACAATCCATTTCATCGTCGGCGATGGCAAGGCGCGCGTGCCGGTGCGCTTTTCGGGGATCACCCCGGATCTTTTCGTCGAAGGCTCGGGCGTTGTGGCCGAAGGGCGCATGGAAGGACAAACGTTTGTGGCCGACAACCTCCTGGCCAAGCATGACGAGAAATATGTGCCGCGCGAAATGAAGGACATGACCTCGGCCCAGGCCAAGGCCGTGGTGGCCGACACGAAATGA
- a CDS encoding heme lyase CcmF/NrfE family subunit — MIAELGLAALWMAAALAALQLIAGALALRPRGAALRGVIRPVAMMQGVLVALAFAALIWLFVTTDLSVKLVAENSHSAKPMIFKIAGAWGNHEGSMLLWVTIMSLGGAFVALVEKRLAEDTLIATLAGQAFVSLGFYAFLLLSSNPFERLPQPAPEGAGLNPLLQDIGLAFHPPTLYVGYVGLSIAFSFAVGALVTRDVGPAFARAMRPWVLGAWIFLTLGITAGSYWAYYTLGWGGWWFWDPVENASLMPWLAATALLHSVSVLAARNALRAWTVMLGVVAFSMSMVGTFLVRSGILTSVHAFAVDPTRGSFILILLAIYIGGALLLFGLRASTVTEGARFAFVSREASLVFNNVMLCGILGIVLVGTLYPLLTEAFGVKVSVGPPYFNPVSAIFAFPMIVVMAVGPLLRWKDDGARRVAPVLAIPALVALGGAGAAFAAHVALLPALGLGLGGGLAVASLLPLRGRNLRRTPLPTWGMVISHFGLAVALLGMASEAAFSIEKLAALNPGESRQVGPYALSLDRIDPVAGPNWTALQATVSARYAGGAPVVLNPQARTFANPPGTRTESALLTRWNGQLYVVLGEEGEDGRWQMRFWWKPFVPLIWLGGLLVGFGGLLALIGRVARDVKRLVAVDKIAFRRERQGR; from the coding sequence ATGATCGCCGAGCTGGGTCTGGCCGCCCTGTGGATGGCCGCCGCGCTCGCGGCATTGCAACTGATTGCAGGCGCCCTTGCGCTGCGGCCCCGGGGCGCGGCCTTGCGCGGGGTGATCCGCCCTGTGGCGATGATGCAGGGCGTGCTGGTGGCGCTGGCCTTTGCCGCGCTGATCTGGCTGTTCGTCACCACCGACCTTTCGGTCAAGCTCGTTGCCGAGAACAGCCATTCGGCCAAGCCGATGATCTTCAAGATCGCCGGGGCCTGGGGCAACCACGAGGGCTCGATGCTCCTGTGGGTGACGATCATGAGCCTTGGCGGCGCGTTCGTGGCGCTGGTCGAAAAGCGGCTGGCGGAAGACACGCTGATCGCCACGCTGGCCGGGCAGGCTTTCGTCAGCCTCGGGTTCTATGCGTTCCTGCTGCTCTCCTCCAATCCGTTCGAACGCCTGCCCCAGCCCGCGCCCGAAGGGGCCGGGCTCAACCCGCTGTTGCAGGACATCGGCCTCGCGTTCCATCCGCCCACGCTCTACGTGGGCTATGTCGGGCTTTCGATCGCCTTCAGCTTTGCCGTGGGCGCGCTGGTTACCCGCGATGTCGGCCCGGCCTTTGCCCGCGCGATGCGGCCCTGGGTGCTGGGCGCGTGGATTTTCCTGACGCTGGGGATCACGGCGGGCTCGTACTGGGCCTATTACACGCTGGGCTGGGGCGGCTGGTGGTTCTGGGACCCGGTCGAGAACGCCTCGCTGATGCCCTGGCTGGCGGCAACCGCGCTGCTCCATTCGGTGTCGGTGCTGGCCGCGCGCAATGCGTTGCGGGCCTGGACGGTGATGCTGGGCGTGGTGGCGTTCTCGATGTCGATGGTCGGCACGTTCCTTGTGCGTTCGGGCATCCTGACTTCGGTTCATGCCTTCGCCGTCGATCCCACGCGCGGCAGCTTCATCCTGATCCTGCTGGCGATCTATATCGGCGGCGCGCTGCTGCTGTTTGGCCTGCGCGCCAGCACGGTGACCGAGGGCGCGCGCTTTGCTTTCGTCAGCCGCGAGGCGAGCCTGGTGTTCAACAATGTCATGCTCTGCGGCATTCTGGGCATCGTGCTGGTGGGCACGCTCTATCCGCTGCTGACCGAGGCGTTCGGGGTCAAGGTTTCGGTCGGGCCGCCCTATTTCAACCCGGTCTCGGCGATCTTCGCCTTTCCGATGATCGTGGTCATGGCCGTGGGGCCGCTCTTGCGCTGGAAGGACGATGGCGCACGCCGCGTGGCGCCGGTTCTGGCGATCCCGGCGCTCGTTGCGCTGGGCGGGGCCGGGGCGGCCTTTGCGGCCCATGTCGCGCTGCTGCCTGCGCTGGGGCTGGGCCTTGGCGGGGGGCTGGCGGTGGCCAGCCTGCTGCCGCTGCGCGGGCGCAATCTGCGACGCACCCCGCTGCCGACCTGGGGCATGGTGATCAGCCATTTCGGCCTCGCGGTCGCGCTGCTGGGCATGGCGAGCGAGGCGGCCTTTTCCATCGAGAAGCTGGCCGCGCTCAATCCGGGCGAGAGCCGTCAGGTCGGGCCCTATGCGCTCAGCCTCGACCGCATCGATCCGGTCGCCGGGCCCAACTGGACCGCGCTTCAGGCCACGGTTTCGGCGCGCTATGCCGGGGGGGCGCCGGTCGTGCTCAACCCGCAGGCGCGCACGTTTGCCAATCCGCCGGGCACGCGCACCGAATCGGCGCTGCTCACGCGCTGGAACGGCCAGCTCTATGTCGTGCTGGGTGAAGAGGGCGAGGACGGGCGCTGGCAGATGCGCTTCTGGTGGAAGCCGTTCGTGCCCTTGATCTGGCTGGGGGGCCTGCTGGTGGGCTTTGGCGGGTTGCTCGCGCTGATCGGGCGCGTGGCGCGCGACGTGAAGCGGCTGGTGGCGGTCGACAAGATCGCGTTCCGGCGGGAAAGGCAGGGGCGATGA
- a CDS encoding DsbE family thiol:disulfide interchange protein, whose translation MSEPLKTGAQGPAPHHPAPRRPALAVWLPLVLFTAFLALVIYGLVRPGDREVASTFIGKPLPAFDLPPGSDERPGLDSAHFASGHPRLLNVFASWCVPCIAESPQLAQLAAAGVEIDGVAIRDRKDDLARFLLANGNPYARIGKDDLSKVQMGIGSSGVPETFVVDAHGVIRYQHIGAIMPDDVAMILGKLKEAGLKNAGLKEAEK comes from the coding sequence ATGAGCGAACCTTTGAAAACGGGTGCGCAAGGCCCTGCGCCGCATCACCCCGCGCCCCGACGCCCCGCGCTGGCGGTCTGGTTGCCGCTGGTCCTGTTCACGGCCTTTCTGGCGCTGGTGATCTATGGCCTTGTCCGGCCCGGCGACCGCGAGGTGGCCAGCACGTTCATCGGCAAGCCGCTGCCCGCCTTCGACCTGCCGCCCGGCAGCGACGAGCGGCCCGGCCTCGACAGCGCGCATTTTGCCAGTGGTCATCCGCGCCTGCTCAATGTCTTTGCCTCGTGGTGCGTGCCCTGCATCGCCGAATCGCCGCAACTGGCGCAATTGGCCGCTGCCGGGGTGGAGATCGACGGCGTGGCGATCCGCGACCGCAAGGACGATCTGGCCCGCTTCCTCCTTGCGAATGGCAATCCCTATGCCCGCATCGGCAAGGACGACCTGAGCAAGGTGCAGATGGGCATCGGCTCGTCCGGCGTGCCCGAGACCTTCGTTGTCGATGCCCATGGCGTGATCCGCTACCAGCACATCGGCGCGATCATGCCCGATGACGTGGCGATGATCCTGGGCAAGCTGAAGGAGGCCGGCCTGAAGAATGCCGGGCTCAAGGAGGCCGAGAAGTGA
- a CDS encoding cytochrome c-type biogenesis protein CcmH — MSARRLVGLAAVFALATGAPVLAQDSLPPAPYAYRQLDDPAQEAKAQALMETLRCLKCQSQSIADSDASMAGDMRNEVRQRIAKGEDPEAIRQWLIARYGDYVTYTPQVKPLTWPLFAAPVVFLGLAALLLRGRFRRTRTRAGGGEKA, encoded by the coding sequence GTGAGCGCGCGCCGTCTCGTGGGTCTGGCTGCGGTGTTTGCGCTGGCGACAGGAGCACCCGTGCTGGCGCAGGACAGCCTGCCGCCCGCGCCCTATGCCTATCGCCAGCTCGACGATCCGGCGCAGGAGGCCAAGGCGCAGGCGCTGATGGAAACGCTGCGCTGTCTCAAGTGCCAGAGCCAGTCGATTGCCGATTCCGACGCCTCGATGGCGGGCGACATGCGCAACGAGGTGCGCCAGCGCATCGCCAAAGGGGAAGACCCCGAGGCGATCCGCCAGTGGCTGATCGCGCGCTATGGCGACTATGTGACCTATACCCCGCAGGTAAAGCCGCTGACCTGGCCGCTGTTCGCCGCACCGGTGGTGTTTCTGGGGCTGGCCGCGCTCCTGCTGCGGGGCCGTTTCCGGCGCACCCGCACGCGTGCCGGTGGCGGAGAGAAAGCATGA
- a CDS encoding tetratricopeptide repeat protein, which translates to MIWVLILGLAALAFGAMVLALRLPRSGWEVTGAALLLGLAGYAVQGHPGLPGAPTPPAETPQLADAALIKERQQMGEAFGKGQAWLIMADALTRQGQFRAAADLLGKAARANPDDADIQVALGNALVGHSEGLITPAAQFAFRRAAAIAPDHPGPPFFMGLALAQSGRLAAARAMWADLLRKAPADAPYRADLALRLQRLDQLIAASGQAPATSGEHAKVPESTPSEPAAPASNAASAK; encoded by the coding sequence ATGATCTGGGTTTTGATTCTGGGGCTGGCCGCGCTGGCGTTTGGCGCGATGGTGCTGGCCCTGCGCCTGCCGCGCAGCGGCTGGGAAGTGACCGGGGCGGCGCTGTTGCTGGGGCTGGCAGGCTATGCCGTGCAGGGGCATCCCGGCTTGCCCGGCGCGCCCACGCCGCCTGCCGAAACCCCGCAACTGGCCGATGCCGCGCTGATCAAGGAGCGCCAGCAGATGGGCGAGGCCTTTGGCAAGGGGCAGGCCTGGCTGATCATGGCCGATGCGCTGACCCGTCAGGGCCAGTTTCGCGCCGCCGCCGACCTGCTGGGCAAGGCCGCGCGCGCCAATCCCGACGATGCCGATATTCAGGTGGCGCTCGGCAATGCGCTGGTCGGCCACAGCGAGGGGCTGATCACGCCTGCCGCCCAGTTCGCGTTCCGCCGTGCGGCGGCCATCGCGCCCGATCATCCGGGCCCGCCGTTCTTCATGGGGCTGGCGCTGGCACAGTCGGGCCGGCTGGCCGCCGCGCGCGCGATGTGGGCCGATCTGCTGCGCAAGGCCCCTGCCGACGCGCCGTATCGCGCGGATTTGGCCCTGCGCCTGCAACGGCTCGACCAATTGATCGCGGCCAGTGGACAAGCGCCAGCGACAAGTGGTGAACACGCGAAAGTCCCCGAAAGTACGCCGTCAGAGCCGGCTGCCCCGGCCTCGAATGCTGCAAGTGCGAAATAG
- a CDS encoding potassium transporter Kup: MNNAEGDAEGAGGSTAAVGAAGTKGTGQAGSSPAAAAEAESVSGDHGGHHGHDASLLKMAMGAVGVVFGDIGTSPLYALRDTFAGHHRLPLDQTHIYGIVSLMFWSMMIIVTLKYVTVIMRADNKGEGGSLALLALINQHTAGKRWGRGIVLLGVFATALFYGDSMITPAVSVMGAMEGLAVYQPSMQVWVVPMVVTILIGLFLIQRRGTERVATFFGPIMLLYFGTIAVLGLVSIVSLPGVILALSPHHAVAMFAADPFRGFLAMGAAVLAVTGAEALYADMGHFGRNPIRISWLALVLPALVLNYLGQASLLMREGQAALVSPFYYLAPDWFQWPLLIIASLAAVIASQAVISGAFSVTRQAIQLGFIPRMTIHYTSVSAGQIYIPVINTALMVAVVLLVLVFRHSSNLTSAYGIAVTGAMMIDNVLLGVVLVKLWNWRPVLAGGLLALFFAIDLGYLGANLTKIPDGGWVPLAMGISIFTLLTTWSRGRALMRAGMAEGSIPLEVFTKSAHSSAARVAGTAIFMASASNGVPSALLHNIKHNKVLHDRVVILTVQIQDVPYVDGAERADVKDFGNGFYRLKLRFGFLEETDVPAALRTVTTCGTPFDMMKTSFFLSRQTLIPSDKPGMAIWREKLFAWMLRNAAGAMEFFRLPTNRVVELGSQLKI, encoded by the coding sequence ATGAACAATGCCGAAGGTGATGCAGAAGGCGCAGGGGGCTCGACCGCTGCTGTCGGCGCTGCGGGAACGAAAGGCACTGGCCAGGCGGGATCATCCCCGGCGGCTGCTGCGGAAGCCGAATCCGTTTCGGGCGATCACGGGGGCCATCATGGCCACGATGCCAGCCTGCTCAAGATGGCCATGGGCGCGGTGGGGGTCGTCTTTGGCGACATCGGCACCAGCCCGCTCTATGCCTTGCGCGACACGTTTGCCGGGCACCACCGGCTCCCGCTCGACCAGACGCACATCTACGGCATCGTCAGCCTGATGTTCTGGTCGATGATGATCATCGTGACGCTCAAGTACGTCACCGTGATCATGCGGGCCGACAACAAGGGCGAGGGCGGCAGCCTGGCCCTGCTCGCGCTGATCAACCAGCACACGGCGGGCAAGCGCTGGGGACGCGGGATCGTCCTGCTCGGGGTCTTTGCCACGGCGCTGTTCTATGGCGATTCGATGATCACCCCGGCGGTTTCGGTCATGGGCGCGATGGAAGGCCTCGCGGTCTACCAGCCGAGCATGCAGGTCTGGGTCGTGCCGATGGTGGTGACGATCCTGATCGGGCTGTTCCTGATCCAGCGGCGCGGGACCGAGCGCGTGGCGACCTTCTTCGGGCCGATCATGCTGCTCTATTTTGGCACGATCGCCGTGCTCGGGCTGGTCAGCATCGTGTCGCTGCCCGGCGTGATCCTTGCGCTCAGCCCGCATCATGCGGTGGCGATGTTCGCGGCCGATCCGTTCCGGGGCTTCCTCGCGATGGGCGCGGCGGTTCTGGCGGTGACGGGCGCCGAGGCGCTCTATGCCGACATGGGCCATTTCGGGCGCAACCCGATCCGCATCTCGTGGCTGGCGCTGGTGCTGCCCGCGCTCGTGCTCAACTATCTGGGGCAGGCCTCGCTGCTGATGCGCGAAGGGCAGGCCGCGCTGGTCAGCCCGTTCTATTATCTCGCGCCCGACTGGTTCCAGTGGCCCTTGCTGATCATTGCCAGCCTTGCGGCGGTGATCGCCAGCCAGGCGGTGATCTCGGGCGCGTTCTCGGTCACGCGGCAGGCGATCCAGCTCGGCTTCATCCCGCGCATGACGATCCATTATACCAGTGTCTCGGCGGGGCAGATCTACATTCCGGTGATCAACACCGCGCTGATGGTGGCGGTGGTCCTGCTGGTGCTGGTGTTCCGCCATTCCTCGAACCTGACCTCGGCCTATGGCATCGCGGTGACCGGGGCGATGATGATCGACAACGTCCTGCTGGGCGTGGTGCTGGTCAAGCTGTGGAACTGGCGCCCGGTGCTGGCTGGCGGGTTGCTCGCGCTCTTCTTCGCGATCGACCTTGGCTATCTGGGGGCGAACCTCACCAAGATCCCCGATGGCGGCTGGGTGCCGCTGGCCATGGGGATCAGCATCTTCACGCTGCTGACCACCTGGTCGCGCGGGCGGGCGCTGATGCGCGCGGGGATGGCCGAAGGGTCGATCCCGCTGGAGGTCTTCACCAAGTCGGCCCATTCGAGCGCCGCGCGCGTGGCGGGCACGGCGATCTTCATGGCTTCGGCCTCCAATGGCGTGCCCTCGGCGCTGCTGCACAACATCAAGCACAACAAGGTGCTGCATGACCGGGTGGTGATCCTGACCGTGCAGATTCAGGACGTGCCCTATGTCGACGGGGCCGAGCGCGCGGACGTCAAGGATTTCGGCAACGGGTTCTACCGTCTCAAGCTGCGCTTCGGGTTCCTTGAGGAGACCGACGTTCCCGCCGCGCTGCGCACGGTGACGACGTGCGGCACGCCGTTCGACATGATGAAGACCAGCTTCTTCCTCTCGCGCCAGACGCTGATCCCGTCCGACAAGCCGGGCATGGCGATCTGGCGGGAAAAGCTGTTTGCCTGGATGCTGCGCAATGCCGCCGGGGCGATGGAGTTCTTCCGCCTGCCGACCAACCGCGTGGTCGAACTGGGCAGCCAGCTCAAAATCTGA
- a CDS encoding inner membrane-spanning protein YciB produces the protein MTTNTTRPKSAPKSSWVNLAVDYGPLLVFFLAYRQFSPPKGTGTGVEVGAVVAITKSTVAFMVATVVALIVSKWRLGRISPMLWLSTVLIMGFGTLTVFLGDPFWIQIKPTVIYLLFAGALFAGLARGKAVLRMLLQSAFDGLDEAGWRKLSRNWAWFFLFLAGLNEVLRHTLSFDGWLSAKLWGVSALSFLFTFAQIPMLLRHGLGGEEVRDDETITPHD, from the coding sequence GTGACCACGAACACCACCAGGCCCAAGAGCGCGCCCAAGAGTTCCTGGGTCAACCTCGCGGTCGACTATGGCCCGCTGCTGGTCTTCTTCCTCGCCTATCGCCAGTTCAGCCCGCCCAAGGGGACGGGCACGGGCGTCGAAGTGGGCGCGGTGGTGGCGATCACCAAGAGCACGGTGGCCTTCATGGTCGCCACGGTCGTCGCACTCATCGTCTCGAAGTGGCGGCTGGGGCGGATTTCGCCGATGCTCTGGCTTTCGACCGTGCTGATCATGGGCTTTGGCACGCTCACGGTGTTTCTGGGCGATCCGTTCTGGATCCAGATCAAGCCGACGGTGATCTACCTGCTGTTTGCAGGGGCCCTGTTCGCGGGCCTCGCGCGCGGCAAGGCGGTCTTGCGGATGCTGCTGCAAAGCGCGTTCGACGGCCTCGACGAGGCGGGCTGGCGCAAGCTCTCGCGCAACTGGGCGTGGTTCTTCCTGTTTCTGGCCGGGCTCAACGAAGTGCTGCGCCACACCCTCTCGTTCGACGGCTGGCTCAGCGCCAAGCTGTGGGGCGTGAGCGCGCTCTCGTTCCTGTTCACGTTTGCGCAGATCCCGATGCTGCTGCGCCATGGCCTTGGCGGCGAAGAGGTCCGCGACGACGAGACCATCACCCCGCACGACTGA
- the ftsY gene encoding signal recognition particle-docking protein FtsY, translated as MSSDSWSDRLLGGFRKTSERLAGNLAGFGGSTRLTETQLDDLEDALIMSDLGPRAAARIRARLASARFEEGLDDTTLRQAVADEIAAILRPVAKPLDIVAFPRPQVILVIGVNGSGKTTTIAKLAHLFQELDYSVMLAAGDTFRAAAIGQLKVWAERLGVPIVTGPEGGDPASVVFDAVKAATDKGTDVLIVDTAGRLHNKRELMDELAKVRRVLGRLNPEAPHDVVLVLDATNGQNALQQIEIFKDVAGVSGLIMTKLDGTARGGVLVAAAEQYGLPIHAIGVGETIDDLRPFDPDLLAKVIAGVFQ; from the coding sequence ATGAGTAGCGACAGCTGGTCGGATCGCCTGTTGGGCGGCTTCCGCAAGACGTCGGAGCGTCTGGCCGGCAACCTGGCGGGCTTTGGCGGCTCGACCCGGCTGACCGAGACCCAGCTCGACGATCTGGAAGACGCGCTGATCATGTCGGACCTCGGCCCGCGCGCAGCGGCCCGCATCCGCGCGCGGCTGGCCTCGGCCCGCTTCGAGGAAGGGCTCGACGACACCACCTTGCGCCAGGCCGTGGCCGACGAGATCGCCGCGATCCTGCGCCCGGTGGCCAAGCCGCTCGACATCGTGGCCTTCCCCCGCCCGCAGGTGATCCTCGTCATCGGGGTCAACGGCTCGGGCAAGACGACGACGATCGCCAAGCTCGCCCACCTGTTCCAGGAACTCGACTATTCGGTGATGCTGGCCGCGGGCGACACCTTCCGCGCGGCGGCCATCGGCCAGCTCAAGGTCTGGGCCGAGCGCCTTGGCGTCCCCATCGTGACCGGCCCTGAAGGGGGCGACCCGGCCTCGGTCGTGTTCGACGCGGTCAAGGCGGCGACCGACAAGGGCACCGACGTGCTGATCGTCGACACCGCCGGGCGCCTGCACAACAAGCGCGAACTGATGGACGAGCTGGCCAAGGTCCGCCGTGTTCTGGGCCGCCTCAACCCCGAGGCCCCGCACGATGTCGTCCTCGTGCTCGATGCCACCAACGGGCAGAACGCGCTTCAGCAGATCGAGATCTTCAAGGATGTGGCGGGCGTCTCGGGCCTGATCATGACCAAGCTCGATGGCACCGCGCGCGGCGGCGTGCTGGTGGCCGCCGCCGAGCAATATGGCCTGCCGATCCACGCCATCGGCGTTGGCGAGACCATCGACGACTTGCGCCCGTTCGACCCGGACCTGCTGGCCAAGGTCATCGCAGGGGTCTTCCAGTGA
- a CDS encoding MiaB/RimO family radical SAM methylthiotransferase, which yields MSRESAPAQVVTLGCRMNLAESESIRALLETDGGHTVVVNSCAVTAQAVSQSRRAVRRLRRDHPEARLIVTGCAATIDASGFAAMDEVDGVIPNSAKLDPARWQVPAPPPRAPSAHHTRAFVPVQNGCDHACTFCVIPQGRGASRSAPVADVLRTVESHLALGVHEVVLSGIDLTSWGADLPDAPRLGELVAAILRAFPELPRLRLSSVDGVEIDETLLALLCENPRVMPHVHLSLQSGADMVLKRMKRRHTRAQALDLVATLHARRPEIAIGADLIAGFPTEDDAHHADTLSIVREARIVHGHVFPYSPRPGTPAARMPQVDPALVRERAAHLREAVAQERARWLASLVGIPAQVLAERDGSGHGPHFAPYRLPPGTAPGTLVTLTPTGIEEGMLA from the coding sequence ATGAGCCGGGAGAGTGCGCCCGCTCAGGTCGTGACGCTGGGCTGCCGGATGAACCTGGCCGAAAGCGAATCGATTCGCGCCCTGCTCGAAACCGACGGCGGGCACACGGTCGTGGTCAATTCCTGCGCCGTTACCGCGCAGGCCGTCAGCCAGTCGCGCCGCGCGGTGCGCCGCCTGCGCCGCGACCATCCCGAGGCCCGCCTGATCGTGACCGGCTGCGCGGCCACCATCGACGCCTCCGGCTTTGCCGCGATGGACGAAGTGGACGGGGTGATCCCCAACAGCGCCAAGCTCGACCCCGCGCGCTGGCAAGTGCCCGCCCCGCCCCCGCGCGCCCCTTCGGCGCACCACACCCGCGCCTTCGTGCCGGTCCAGAACGGCTGCGACCATGCCTGCACGTTCTGCGTGATCCCGCAAGGGCGCGGGGCCAGCCGCTCGGCCCCGGTCGCCGATGTCCTGCGCACGGTCGAAAGCCATCTGGCGCTCGGCGTCCACGAAGTCGTCCTTTCGGGCATCGACCTGACGAGCTGGGGTGCCGATCTTCCCGATGCGCCCCGCCTCGGCGAACTGGTCGCCGCGATCCTGCGCGCCTTCCCGGAATTGCCGCGCCTGCGCCTCTCCTCTGTGGACGGGGTGGAAATCGACGAGACCCTGCTCGCCCTGCTCTGCGAAAACCCGCGCGTGATGCCCCATGTCCACCTCTCGCTGCAATCGGGGGCAGACATGGTGCTCAAGCGGATGAAGCGCCGCCACACCCGCGCGCAGGCGCTCGATCTGGTCGCCACGCTCCACGCCCGCCGCCCCGAAATCGCCATCGGCGCCGACCTCATCGCCGGGTTCCCGACCGAAGACGACGCGCACCACGCCGACACGCTCTCGATCGTGCGCGAGGCGCGAATCGTCCATGGCCATGTCTTTCCCTATTCGCCGCGCCCCGGCACGCCCGCCGCGCGCATGCCGCAGGTAGACCCGGCCCTCGTGCGCGAACGCGCAGCGCACTTGCGCGAAGCCGTCGCGCAAGAACGCGCGCGCTGGCTCGCCTCGCTGGTGGGAATCCCCGCGCAAGTGCTTGCCGAACGCGACGGCAGCGGCCATGGCCCACACTTTGCGCCCTATCGCCTGCCCCCCGGCACGGCGCCGGGCACCCTCGTCACGCTGACACCCACGGGAATCGAAGAAGGAATGCTGGCATGA
- the dapF gene encoding diaminopimelate epimerase — protein sequence MRIPFLKMHGLGNDFVVIDARVEPLAISAARASALADRNTGIGCDQLIVLEPSERADVKMRIFNPDGSEVGACGNATRAIGLLLAPEHAGHTRIETGGGLLEAHATNSGIAVDMGAPRFDWDAIPLAYAMDTLAMPLGWETLENPVAVNVGNPHAVFFVPDADAVDLARLGPVIENDPVFPERVNVNVASLIGPDHLRLRVWERGAGLTRACGTGACATAIAAMRRKLTGRSVTVELPGGPLRIDWQNSGTILMTGPATTSFEGAFDDARYPL from the coding sequence ATGCGCATTCCCTTTCTCAAGATGCACGGCCTGGGCAACGATTTCGTGGTGATCGACGCGCGCGTCGAGCCGCTGGCGATATCGGCGGCGCGCGCTAGTGCGCTGGCCGACCGGAACACCGGCATCGGCTGCGACCAGTTGATCGTGCTCGAACCGTCCGAACGCGCCGATGTGAAGATGCGCATCTTCAACCCCGACGGCAGCGAAGTGGGCGCCTGTGGCAATGCCACGCGCGCGATCGGCCTCCTGCTCGCCCCCGAGCACGCCGGGCACACCCGGATCGAGACCGGCGGCGGCCTGCTCGAAGCCCATGCCACGAACAGCGGCATCGCCGTCGACATGGGCGCCCCCCGGTTCGACTGGGACGCGATCCCGCTCGCCTATGCAATGGACACGCTGGCCATGCCGCTGGGCTGGGAAACCCTTGAAAACCCGGTGGCGGTCAATGTCGGCAACCCCCATGCGGTGTTCTTCGTGCCCGATGCCGATGCGGTGGACCTCGCCCGGCTGGGCCCGGTCATCGAGAACGACCCGGTATTCCCCGAGCGCGTGAACGTCAATGTCGCCAGCCTGATCGGCCCCGACCACTTGCGCCTGCGCGTGTGGGAACGCGGCGCCGGGCTGACGCGGGCCTGCGGCACGGGCGCCTGCGCCACGGCCATCGCGGCCATGCGCCGCAAGTTGACGGGCCGCAGCGTCACGGTCGAGCTGCCCGGCGGCCCCTTGCGGATCGACTGGCAGAACAGCGGCACGATCCTGATGACGGGCCCGGCCACGACCAGCTTCGAGGGCGCCTTCGACGACGCCCGCTACCCGCTCTGA